A single genomic interval of Actinomycetota bacterium harbors:
- the rpsO gene encoding 30S ribosomal protein S15: MPLEKDVKAKIIAEHARGDADTGSPEVQIALLTQRIRDLTEHVRTHKHDHHTRRGLLKLVGQRRRLLNYLRKSDIERYREIVAKLQIRG, from the coding sequence ATGCCCCTCGAGAAGGACGTCAAGGCGAAGATCATCGCCGAGCACGCCCGCGGCGACGCCGACACAGGCTCGCCGGAAGTCCAGATCGCGCTGCTGACGCAGCGCATCCGCGACCTCACCGAGCACGTCCGCACGCACAAGCACGACCATCACACGCGCCGCGGACTGCTCAAGCTCGTCGGACAGCGCCGCAGGCTGCTCAACTACCTGCGCAAGTCCGACATCGAGCGGTATCGCGAGATCGTCGCGAAGCTCCAGATCCGCGGATAG